The Castor canadensis chromosome 8, mCasCan1.hap1v2, whole genome shotgun sequence genome contains a region encoding:
- the Agap2 gene encoding arf-GAP with GTPase, ANK repeat and PH domain-containing protein 2 isoform X3 yields MYAQRQLAVATVRAEVRRHEVAKQALSRLRKLAERVGDPDLRDSIQASLESIREAVVNSQEWTLSRSIPELRLGVLGDTRSGKSSLIHRFLTGSYQVLEKSESEQYKKEMLVDGQTHLVLIREEAGAPDAKFSGWADAVIFVFSLEDESSFQAVSRLHGQLSSLRGEGRGGLALALVGTQDRISASSPRVVGDARARALCADMKRCSYYETCATYGLNVDRVFQEVAQKVVTLRKQQQLLAACKSLPSSPSHSAASTPVAGQASNGGHTSDYSSSLPSSPNVGHRELRAEAAAVAGLSTPGSLHRAAKRRTSLFANRRGSDSEKRSLDSRGETTGSGRAIPIKQSFLLKRSGNSLNKEWKKKYVTLSSNGFLLYHPSINDYIHSTHGKEMDLLRTTVKVPGKRPPRAISAFGPSASINGLVKDMSTVQMGEGPEATTPMPSPSPSPSSLQLPPDQSSKHLLKPDRNLARALSTDCTPSGDLSPLSREPPPSPMVKKQRRKKLTTPSKTEGSAVQAEAKRKMWKLKSFGSLRNIYKAEENFEFLIVSSTGQTWHFEAASFEERDAWVQAIESQILASLQCCESSKVKLRTDSQSEAVAIQAIRNAKGNSICVDCGAPNPTWASLNLGALICIECSGIHRNLGTHLSRVRSLDLDDWPRELTLVLTAIGNDTANRVWESDTRGRAKPTRDSSREERESWIRAKYEQLLFLAPLGTTEGPLGHQLWAAVQAQDVAAVLLLLAHARHGPLDTSVEDPQRRSPLHLAAELAHVVITQLLLWYGADVAARDAQGRTALFYARQAGSQLCADILLQHGCPGEGSSTATTPSAATTPSITATPSPRRRSSAASVGRADAPVALV; encoded by the exons ATGTATGCCCAGAGGCAGTTGGCTGTAGCCACAGTGAGAGCAGAAGTCAGACGACATGAGGTGGCCAAGCAGGCTCTAAGCCGCCTCAGGAAGCTAGCAGAGAGAGTGGGTGACCCTGATCTTCGGGACAGCATCCAGGCCTCACTGGAGAGCATACGAG AGGCTGTGGTCAATAGCCAGGAATGGACTTTGAGCCGCTCCATTCCTGAACTACGCCTG GGTGTGCTGGGTGACACCAGGAGTGGGAAGTCATCACTCATCCACCGATTCCTGACCGGTTCATACCAGGTGCTGGAGAAGAGTGAGA GTGAGCAGTACAAGAAAGAGATGTTGGTGGATGGGCAGACTCATTTGGTGCTGATCCGAGAGGAAGCTGGGGCACCTGATGCCAAG TTCTCAGGCTGGGCAGATGCTGTGATCTTCGTCTTTAGCCTGGAGGATGAGAGCAGTTTCCAGGCTGTGAGCCGTCTCCACGGGCAGCTGAGCTCCCTTCGAGGAGAGGGGCGAGGAGGCCTGGCCCTGGCACTGGTGGGGACACAAG ACAGAATCAGTGCTTCCTCTCCTCGTGTGGTGGGTGATGCTCGTGCCAGGGCTCTGTGTGCAGACATGAAACGCTGCAGCTACTATGAGACGTGTGCAACCTATGGACTCAACGTGGATCGGGTCTTCCAGGAGG tGGCCCAGAAGGTAGTGACCTTGCGAAAACAGCAGCAGCTTCTGGCTGCCTGCAAGTCCCTGCCTAGTTCCCCAAGCCACTCAGCTGCCTCCACCCCTGTAGCTGGGCAG GCTAGTAACGGGGGCCACACTAGCGACTACTCTTCTTCCCTCCCATCCTCACCCAATGTTGGCCACCGGGAGCTCCGAGCTGAGGCAGCTGCAGTGGCTGGACTGAGCACTCCAGGGTCCCTGCATCGTGCAGCCAAGCGAAGGACCAGCCTTTTTGCG AATCGTCGGGGTAGTGACTCTGAGAAGCGGAGCTTGGATAGTCGGGGAGAGACAACAGGGAGTGGGCGAGCCATCCCCATCAAACAG AGCTTCCTACTAAAGCGGAGTGGCAACTCCTTGaacaaagaatggaagaagaaataTGTGACCCTGTCCAGTAATGGCTTCCTACTCTATCACCCCAGCATTAAT GATTACATCCATAGTACCCACGGCAAGGAAATGGACTTGCTACGAACAACAGTCAAAGTCCCAGGCAAGCGACCCCCAAGAGCCATCTCTGCTTTTGGACCTTCAGCCAGCATCAACGGGCTAGTCAAGGACATGAGCACTGTCCAGATGGGTGAAGGCCCTG AAGCCACTACTCCCATGCCAAGCCCCAGTCCCAGCCCCAGTTCCCTGCAGCTACCACCAGACCAGTCATCCAAGCACCTGCTGAAGCCAGATCGGAATTTGGCTCGAGCCCTCAGCACTG ACTGTACCCCATCTGGAGACCTGAGCCCTCTGAGTCGGGaaccccctccatctcccatgGTGAAGAAGCAGAGGAGGAAAAAATTGACAACACCATCGAAGACTGAAGGCTCGGCTGTGCAAGCTGAAG CCAAGCGCAAAATGTGGAAACTAAAATCCTTTGGtagtttaagaaatatttataaagcag AGGAAAATTTTGAGTTCCTGATCGTATCCAGCACTGGTCAGACGTGGCACTTTGAGGCAGCCAGCTTTGAGGAGCGGGATGCCTGGGTCCAGGCTATTGAGAGTCAGATCCTAGCCAGTCTGCAATGCTGCGAGAGCAGCAAGGTCAAG TTGCGCACAGACAGTCAAAGTGAAGCTGTGGCCATCCAGGCGATCAGGAATGCCAAGGGAAACTCCATCTGCGTTGACTGTGGGGCCCCCA ACCCCACGTGGGCCAGTTTAAACCTGGGTGCACTCATCTGCATCGAGTGTTCTGGCATTCACCGGAACCTGGGCACACACCTGTCCCGCGTTCGCTCGCTGGACTTGGACGACTGGCCGCGGGAGCTGACCCTGGTGCTGACGGCCATTGGCAACGACACGGCCAACCGCGTGTGGGAGAGCGACACTCGGGGCCGCGCCAAGCCCACGCGGGACTCTTCTCG GGAGGAGCGTGAGTCTTGGATTCGCGCCAAATATGAGCAGCTGCTGTTCCTGGCGCCGCTGGGCACTACCGAGGGGCCGCTAGGCCACCAGCTGTGGGCCGCGGTGCAGGCCCAGGACGTGGCCGCCGTTCTCTTGCTTCTGGCCCATGCGCGACACGGGCCGCTCGACACCAGCGTGGAAGACCCGCAGCGCCGCTCCCCACTTCACCTGGCTGCTGAGCTCGCCCACGTTGTCATCACGCAACTGCTGTTGTGG TACGGCGCGGACGTGGCGGCCCGCGACGCGCAGGGCCGCACCGCGCTGTTCTACGCGCGTCAGGCTGGGAGCCAGCTGTGTGCAGACATCCTTCTCCAGCACGGCTGCCCGGGTGAGGGCAGCAGCACAGCCACCACGCCCAGCGCGGCCACCACGCCTAGCATTACCGCCACGCCCAGCCCCCGGCGCCGGAGCAGCGCAGCCAGCGTGGGTCGCGCCGACGCCCCGGTCGCGCTGGTATAG
- the Agap2 gene encoding arf-GAP with GTPase, ANK repeat and PH domain-containing protein 2 isoform X2: MSRGAGALQRRTTTYLISLTLVKLESVPPPPPSPSAAAAGAPGARGSETGDPGSPRGAEEPGKKRHERLFHRQDALWISTSSAGMGGAEPPALSPASPVRPVSPVPGRRLSLWAAPPGPPLSGGLSPDPKPGGAPPSSRRPLLSSPSWGGPEPEGRPGGGVPGSSSPHPGTGSRRLKVAPPPPAPKPCKTVTTSGAKAGGGKGASSRLSWPESEGKPRVKGSKSSAGTGASAVAAASGGGGAAAATSGGVGAGAGSRGKLSPRKGKSKTLDNSDLHPGPPAGSPPPLTVPAIPAPAAAVTAASMQSPGPAPPITLEPPAPGLKRGREGGRASTRDRKMLKFISGIFTKSTGGPPGSGPLPGPPGLSSGSGSRELLGAELRASPKAVVNSQEWTLSRSIPELRLGVLGDTRSGKSSLIHRFLTGSYQVLEKSESEQYKKEMLVDGQTHLVLIREEAGAPDAKFSGWADAVIFVFSLEDESSFQAVSRLHGQLSSLRGEGRGGLALALVGTQDRISASSPRVVGDARARALCADMKRCSYYETCATYGLNVDRVFQEVAQKVVTLRKQQQLLAACKSLPSSPSHSAASTPVAGQASNGGHTSDYSSSLPSSPNVGHRELRAEAAAVAGLSTPGSLHRAAKRRTSLFANRRGSDSEKRSLDSRGETTGSGRAIPIKQSFLLKRSGNSLNKEWKKKYVTLSSNGFLLYHPSINDYIHSTHGKEMDLLRTTVKVPGKRPPRAISAFGPSASINGLVKDMSTVQMGEGPEATTPMPSPSPSPSSLQLPPDQSSKHLLKPDRNLARALSTDCTPSGDLSPLSREPPPSPMVKKQRRKKLTTPSKTEGSAVQAEEENFEFLIVSSTGQTWHFEAASFEERDAWVQAIESQILASLQCCESSKVKLRTDSQSEAVAIQAIRNAKGNSICVDCGAPNPTWASLNLGALICIECSGIHRNLGTHLSRVRSLDLDDWPRELTLVLTAIGNDTANRVWESDTRGRAKPTRDSSREERESWIRAKYEQLLFLAPLGTTEGPLGHQLWAAVQAQDVAAVLLLLAHARHGPLDTSVEDPQRRSPLHLAAELAHVVITQLLLWYGADVAARDAQGRTALFYARQAGSQLCADILLQHGCPGEGSSTATTPSAATTPSITATPSPRRRSSAASVGRADAPVALV; encoded by the exons ATGAGCCGGGGCGCGGGCGCGCTTCAGCGCCGGACAACGACCTACCTCATCTCGCTGACCCTGGTCAAGCTCGAGTCGGTACCTCCGCCACCGCCTTCTCCGTCTGCAGCCGCGGCCGGCGCCCCCGGAGCCAGAGGCTCCGAGACCGGGGATCCTGGTAGCCCTCGAGGCGCAGAGGAGCCGGGCAAGAAGCGGCACGAGCGTCTCTTCCACCGGCAGGATGCGCTGTGGATCAGCACGAGCAGCGCGGGAATGGGGGGCGCGGAGCCCCCCGCCCTGTCCCCAGCCAGTCCGGTTCGCCCGGTCTCCCCGGTTCCCGGCCGCCGCCTTTCCCTCTGGGCCGCCCCTCCGGGACCCCCCCTCTCCGGGGGGCTGAGCCCCGACCCCAAGCCCGGGGGCGCCCCCCCCTCCTCCCGGCGCCCTCTACTCAGCAGCCCGAGCTGGGGGGGCCCGGAACCTGAAGGCCGGCCGGGCGGCGGCGTCCCGGGCTCGTCTTCCCCGCACCCTGGCACTGGCAGCAGGAGGCTCAAGGTGGCGCCTCCTCCACCTGCTCCCAAGCCTTGCAAGACCGTGACCACTAGTGGAGCCAAAGCCGGCGGGGGCAAGGGCGCGAGTAGCCGCCTGTCATGGCCCGAAAGCGAGGGCAAGCCCAGGGTCAAGGGGTCAAAGAGCAGCGCTGGGACTGGAGCTTCTGCCGTTGCCGCCGCTTCCGGGGGAGGGGGCGCTGCAGCCGCGACCTCTGGTGGGGTCGGGGCTGGGGCTGGATCCCGAGGAAAGCTGTCTCCTCGGAAAGGCAAGAGTAAGACCTTGGACAACAGTGACTTGCACCCAGGACCGCCTGCCGGCTCTCCTCCTCCGCTAACCGTCCCAGCAATCCCGGCTCCGGCCGCTGCTGTCACCGCCGCTTCCATGCAGTCCCCAGGGCCTGCACCTCCTATCACTCTGGAGCCTCCAGCCCCTGGGCTGAAACGAGGCCGGGAGGGGGGCCGAGCATCTACTCGTGACCGCAAGATGCTCAAGTTTATCAGCGGTATCTTCACCAAGAGTACAGGAGGGCCTCCTGGCTCCGGGCCCCTTCCCGGACCCCCAGGCTTGTCTTCTGGCAGCGGGTCCAGGGAGCTGCTGGGCGCAGAGCTCCGCGCCTCCCCTA AGGCTGTGGTCAATAGCCAGGAATGGACTTTGAGCCGCTCCATTCCTGAACTACGCCTG GGTGTGCTGGGTGACACCAGGAGTGGGAAGTCATCACTCATCCACCGATTCCTGACCGGTTCATACCAGGTGCTGGAGAAGAGTGAGA GTGAGCAGTACAAGAAAGAGATGTTGGTGGATGGGCAGACTCATTTGGTGCTGATCCGAGAGGAAGCTGGGGCACCTGATGCCAAG TTCTCAGGCTGGGCAGATGCTGTGATCTTCGTCTTTAGCCTGGAGGATGAGAGCAGTTTCCAGGCTGTGAGCCGTCTCCACGGGCAGCTGAGCTCCCTTCGAGGAGAGGGGCGAGGAGGCCTGGCCCTGGCACTGGTGGGGACACAAG ACAGAATCAGTGCTTCCTCTCCTCGTGTGGTGGGTGATGCTCGTGCCAGGGCTCTGTGTGCAGACATGAAACGCTGCAGCTACTATGAGACGTGTGCAACCTATGGACTCAACGTGGATCGGGTCTTCCAGGAGG tGGCCCAGAAGGTAGTGACCTTGCGAAAACAGCAGCAGCTTCTGGCTGCCTGCAAGTCCCTGCCTAGTTCCCCAAGCCACTCAGCTGCCTCCACCCCTGTAGCTGGGCAG GCTAGTAACGGGGGCCACACTAGCGACTACTCTTCTTCCCTCCCATCCTCACCCAATGTTGGCCACCGGGAGCTCCGAGCTGAGGCAGCTGCAGTGGCTGGACTGAGCACTCCAGGGTCCCTGCATCGTGCAGCCAAGCGAAGGACCAGCCTTTTTGCG AATCGTCGGGGTAGTGACTCTGAGAAGCGGAGCTTGGATAGTCGGGGAGAGACAACAGGGAGTGGGCGAGCCATCCCCATCAAACAG AGCTTCCTACTAAAGCGGAGTGGCAACTCCTTGaacaaagaatggaagaagaaataTGTGACCCTGTCCAGTAATGGCTTCCTACTCTATCACCCCAGCATTAAT GATTACATCCATAGTACCCACGGCAAGGAAATGGACTTGCTACGAACAACAGTCAAAGTCCCAGGCAAGCGACCCCCAAGAGCCATCTCTGCTTTTGGACCTTCAGCCAGCATCAACGGGCTAGTCAAGGACATGAGCACTGTCCAGATGGGTGAAGGCCCTG AAGCCACTACTCCCATGCCAAGCCCCAGTCCCAGCCCCAGTTCCCTGCAGCTACCACCAGACCAGTCATCCAAGCACCTGCTGAAGCCAGATCGGAATTTGGCTCGAGCCCTCAGCACTG ACTGTACCCCATCTGGAGACCTGAGCCCTCTGAGTCGGGaaccccctccatctcccatgGTGAAGAAGCAGAGGAGGAAAAAATTGACAACACCATCGAAGACTGAAGGCTCGGCTGTGCAAGCTGAAG AGGAAAATTTTGAGTTCCTGATCGTATCCAGCACTGGTCAGACGTGGCACTTTGAGGCAGCCAGCTTTGAGGAGCGGGATGCCTGGGTCCAGGCTATTGAGAGTCAGATCCTAGCCAGTCTGCAATGCTGCGAGAGCAGCAAGGTCAAG TTGCGCACAGACAGTCAAAGTGAAGCTGTGGCCATCCAGGCGATCAGGAATGCCAAGGGAAACTCCATCTGCGTTGACTGTGGGGCCCCCA ACCCCACGTGGGCCAGTTTAAACCTGGGTGCACTCATCTGCATCGAGTGTTCTGGCATTCACCGGAACCTGGGCACACACCTGTCCCGCGTTCGCTCGCTGGACTTGGACGACTGGCCGCGGGAGCTGACCCTGGTGCTGACGGCCATTGGCAACGACACGGCCAACCGCGTGTGGGAGAGCGACACTCGGGGCCGCGCCAAGCCCACGCGGGACTCTTCTCG GGAGGAGCGTGAGTCTTGGATTCGCGCCAAATATGAGCAGCTGCTGTTCCTGGCGCCGCTGGGCACTACCGAGGGGCCGCTAGGCCACCAGCTGTGGGCCGCGGTGCAGGCCCAGGACGTGGCCGCCGTTCTCTTGCTTCTGGCCCATGCGCGACACGGGCCGCTCGACACCAGCGTGGAAGACCCGCAGCGCCGCTCCCCACTTCACCTGGCTGCTGAGCTCGCCCACGTTGTCATCACGCAACTGCTGTTGTGG TACGGCGCGGACGTGGCGGCCCGCGACGCGCAGGGCCGCACCGCGCTGTTCTACGCGCGTCAGGCTGGGAGCCAGCTGTGTGCAGACATCCTTCTCCAGCACGGCTGCCCGGGTGAGGGCAGCAGCACAGCCACCACGCCCAGCGCGGCCACCACGCCTAGCATTACCGCCACGCCCAGCCCCCGGCGCCGGAGCAGCGCAGCCAGCGTGGGTCGCGCCGACGCCCCGGTCGCGCTGGTATAG
- the Agap2 gene encoding arf-GAP with GTPase, ANK repeat and PH domain-containing protein 2 isoform X4 codes for MYAQRQLAVATVRAEVRRHEVAKQALSRLRKLAERVGDPDLRDSIQASLESIREAVVNSQEWTLSRSIPELRLGVLGDTRSGKSSLIHRFLTGSYQVLEKSESEQYKKEMLVDGQTHLVLIREEAGAPDAKFSGWADAVIFVFSLEDESSFQAVSRLHGQLSSLRGEGRGGLALALVGTQDRISASSPRVVGDARARALCADMKRCSYYETCATYGLNVDRVFQEVAQKVVTLRKQQQLLAACKSLPSSPSHSAASTPVAGQASNGGHTSDYSSSLPSSPNVGHRELRAEAAAVAGLSTPGSLHRAAKRRTSLFANRRGSDSEKRSLDSRGETTGSGRAIPIKQSFLLKRSGNSLNKEWKKKYVTLSSNGFLLYHPSINDYIHSTHGKEMDLLRTTVKVPGKRPPRAISAFGPSASINGLVKDMSTVQMGEGPEATTPMPSPSPSPSSLQLPPDQSSKHLLKPDRNLARALSTDCTPSGDLSPLSREPPPSPMVKKQRRKKLTTPSKTEGSAVQAEEENFEFLIVSSTGQTWHFEAASFEERDAWVQAIESQILASLQCCESSKVKLRTDSQSEAVAIQAIRNAKGNSICVDCGAPNPTWASLNLGALICIECSGIHRNLGTHLSRVRSLDLDDWPRELTLVLTAIGNDTANRVWESDTRGRAKPTRDSSREERESWIRAKYEQLLFLAPLGTTEGPLGHQLWAAVQAQDVAAVLLLLAHARHGPLDTSVEDPQRRSPLHLAAELAHVVITQLLLWYGADVAARDAQGRTALFYARQAGSQLCADILLQHGCPGEGSSTATTPSAATTPSITATPSPRRRSSAASVGRADAPVALV; via the exons ATGTATGCCCAGAGGCAGTTGGCTGTAGCCACAGTGAGAGCAGAAGTCAGACGACATGAGGTGGCCAAGCAGGCTCTAAGCCGCCTCAGGAAGCTAGCAGAGAGAGTGGGTGACCCTGATCTTCGGGACAGCATCCAGGCCTCACTGGAGAGCATACGAG AGGCTGTGGTCAATAGCCAGGAATGGACTTTGAGCCGCTCCATTCCTGAACTACGCCTG GGTGTGCTGGGTGACACCAGGAGTGGGAAGTCATCACTCATCCACCGATTCCTGACCGGTTCATACCAGGTGCTGGAGAAGAGTGAGA GTGAGCAGTACAAGAAAGAGATGTTGGTGGATGGGCAGACTCATTTGGTGCTGATCCGAGAGGAAGCTGGGGCACCTGATGCCAAG TTCTCAGGCTGGGCAGATGCTGTGATCTTCGTCTTTAGCCTGGAGGATGAGAGCAGTTTCCAGGCTGTGAGCCGTCTCCACGGGCAGCTGAGCTCCCTTCGAGGAGAGGGGCGAGGAGGCCTGGCCCTGGCACTGGTGGGGACACAAG ACAGAATCAGTGCTTCCTCTCCTCGTGTGGTGGGTGATGCTCGTGCCAGGGCTCTGTGTGCAGACATGAAACGCTGCAGCTACTATGAGACGTGTGCAACCTATGGACTCAACGTGGATCGGGTCTTCCAGGAGG tGGCCCAGAAGGTAGTGACCTTGCGAAAACAGCAGCAGCTTCTGGCTGCCTGCAAGTCCCTGCCTAGTTCCCCAAGCCACTCAGCTGCCTCCACCCCTGTAGCTGGGCAG GCTAGTAACGGGGGCCACACTAGCGACTACTCTTCTTCCCTCCCATCCTCACCCAATGTTGGCCACCGGGAGCTCCGAGCTGAGGCAGCTGCAGTGGCTGGACTGAGCACTCCAGGGTCCCTGCATCGTGCAGCCAAGCGAAGGACCAGCCTTTTTGCG AATCGTCGGGGTAGTGACTCTGAGAAGCGGAGCTTGGATAGTCGGGGAGAGACAACAGGGAGTGGGCGAGCCATCCCCATCAAACAG AGCTTCCTACTAAAGCGGAGTGGCAACTCCTTGaacaaagaatggaagaagaaataTGTGACCCTGTCCAGTAATGGCTTCCTACTCTATCACCCCAGCATTAAT GATTACATCCATAGTACCCACGGCAAGGAAATGGACTTGCTACGAACAACAGTCAAAGTCCCAGGCAAGCGACCCCCAAGAGCCATCTCTGCTTTTGGACCTTCAGCCAGCATCAACGGGCTAGTCAAGGACATGAGCACTGTCCAGATGGGTGAAGGCCCTG AAGCCACTACTCCCATGCCAAGCCCCAGTCCCAGCCCCAGTTCCCTGCAGCTACCACCAGACCAGTCATCCAAGCACCTGCTGAAGCCAGATCGGAATTTGGCTCGAGCCCTCAGCACTG ACTGTACCCCATCTGGAGACCTGAGCCCTCTGAGTCGGGaaccccctccatctcccatgGTGAAGAAGCAGAGGAGGAAAAAATTGACAACACCATCGAAGACTGAAGGCTCGGCTGTGCAAGCTGAAG AGGAAAATTTTGAGTTCCTGATCGTATCCAGCACTGGTCAGACGTGGCACTTTGAGGCAGCCAGCTTTGAGGAGCGGGATGCCTGGGTCCAGGCTATTGAGAGTCAGATCCTAGCCAGTCTGCAATGCTGCGAGAGCAGCAAGGTCAAG TTGCGCACAGACAGTCAAAGTGAAGCTGTGGCCATCCAGGCGATCAGGAATGCCAAGGGAAACTCCATCTGCGTTGACTGTGGGGCCCCCA ACCCCACGTGGGCCAGTTTAAACCTGGGTGCACTCATCTGCATCGAGTGTTCTGGCATTCACCGGAACCTGGGCACACACCTGTCCCGCGTTCGCTCGCTGGACTTGGACGACTGGCCGCGGGAGCTGACCCTGGTGCTGACGGCCATTGGCAACGACACGGCCAACCGCGTGTGGGAGAGCGACACTCGGGGCCGCGCCAAGCCCACGCGGGACTCTTCTCG GGAGGAGCGTGAGTCTTGGATTCGCGCCAAATATGAGCAGCTGCTGTTCCTGGCGCCGCTGGGCACTACCGAGGGGCCGCTAGGCCACCAGCTGTGGGCCGCGGTGCAGGCCCAGGACGTGGCCGCCGTTCTCTTGCTTCTGGCCCATGCGCGACACGGGCCGCTCGACACCAGCGTGGAAGACCCGCAGCGCCGCTCCCCACTTCACCTGGCTGCTGAGCTCGCCCACGTTGTCATCACGCAACTGCTGTTGTGG TACGGCGCGGACGTGGCGGCCCGCGACGCGCAGGGCCGCACCGCGCTGTTCTACGCGCGTCAGGCTGGGAGCCAGCTGTGTGCAGACATCCTTCTCCAGCACGGCTGCCCGGGTGAGGGCAGCAGCACAGCCACCACGCCCAGCGCGGCCACCACGCCTAGCATTACCGCCACGCCCAGCCCCCGGCGCCGGAGCAGCGCAGCCAGCGTGGGTCGCGCCGACGCCCCGGTCGCGCTGGTATAG